In one window of Streptomyces sp. FXJ1.172 DNA:
- the pcrA gene encoding DNA helicase PcrA, with product MSSLFDDSFLADLQPSRGHEEEPPPPPEDDHAPEPLPDDLFGGKFDAPPDRDAYYRDGAPRPALDAAALLEGLNGNQRAAVVHAGSPLLIVAGAGSGKTRVLTHRIAHLLAERNVHPGQILAITFTNKAAGEMKERVEHLVGPRANAMWVMTFHSACVRILRRESKRLGFTSSFSIYDAADSKRLMALVCRDLDLDPKRFPPKSFSAKISNLKNELIDEEDFAARASDGFEKTLAQAYALYQSRLREANALDFDDLIMTTVNLLRAFPDVAEHYRRRFRHVLVDEYQDTNHAQYALVRELVGTGERVGENTATPPGENTATPPGEYDIPPAELCVVGDADQSIYAFRGATIRNILQFEEDYPNATTILLEQNYRSTQTILSAANAVIERNESRRPKNLWTNAGQGARITGYVADTEHDEAQFVADEIDRLVDAGDAKAGDVAVFYRTNAQSRVFEEVFIRVGLPYKVVGGVRFYERKEVRDVLAYLRVLANPEDSVPLRRILNVPKRGIGERAEAMIDALSQREKISFPQALKRVDEAYGMAARSTNAVKRFNTLMEDLRTIVESGAGPATVLEAVLERTGYLAELQASTDPQDETRIENLQELAAVALEFEQERAEGEQSTLADFLEQVALVADSDQIPDEEEGGGVITLMTLHTAKGLEFPVVFLTGMEDGVFPHMRALGQTKELEEERRLAYVGITRARERLYLTRSAMRSAWGQPSYNPPSRFLEEIPPAHVEWKRTGAAAPVSSGPASGIAASLSSSRSRSSAAGASGFATRRASDKPVVSLAVGDRVTHDQFGLGTVVAVAGADDKAQATIDFGDGKPKRLLLRYAPVEKL from the coding sequence ATGAGCAGCCTCTTTGACGACAGCTTCCTGGCGGACCTCCAGCCCTCGCGCGGGCACGAGGAGGAGCCCCCGCCGCCGCCCGAGGACGATCACGCTCCGGAGCCGCTTCCGGACGATCTGTTCGGCGGGAAGTTCGACGCGCCACCGGACCGGGACGCCTACTACCGCGACGGCGCCCCGCGCCCCGCGCTCGACGCGGCGGCACTGCTGGAGGGGCTGAACGGCAACCAGCGCGCCGCGGTCGTGCACGCCGGCTCCCCGCTGCTCATCGTCGCCGGCGCCGGCTCCGGCAAGACCCGTGTGCTCACCCACCGCATCGCCCACCTCCTCGCCGAGCGGAATGTGCACCCGGGCCAGATCCTCGCGATCACCTTCACCAACAAGGCCGCGGGCGAGATGAAGGAGCGCGTCGAGCACCTCGTCGGCCCGCGCGCGAACGCGATGTGGGTGATGACCTTCCACAGCGCGTGCGTGCGCATCCTGCGCCGGGAGAGCAAAAGGCTCGGCTTCACGTCGTCGTTCTCGATCTACGACGCCGCCGACAGCAAGCGCCTGATGGCCCTGGTCTGCCGCGATCTGGACCTCGACCCCAAGCGCTTCCCGCCGAAGTCGTTCAGCGCGAAGATCAGCAACCTGAAGAACGAGCTGATCGACGAGGAGGACTTCGCCGCCCGGGCGAGCGACGGTTTCGAGAAGACCCTCGCCCAGGCCTACGCGCTCTACCAGTCGCGGCTGCGCGAGGCCAACGCGCTCGACTTCGACGACCTGATCATGACGACGGTCAATCTGCTGCGCGCCTTCCCGGACGTCGCCGAGCACTACCGCCGCCGCTTCCGGCACGTCCTCGTCGACGAGTACCAGGACACCAACCACGCCCAGTACGCGCTGGTCCGCGAGCTGGTCGGCACCGGCGAGCGCGTCGGCGAGAACACCGCCACCCCGCCCGGCGAGAACACCGCCACCCCGCCCGGCGAGTACGACATCCCGCCCGCCGAGCTGTGCGTCGTCGGTGACGCGGACCAGTCGATCTACGCCTTCCGGGGTGCGACGATCCGCAACATCCTCCAGTTCGAGGAGGACTACCCGAACGCCACGACGATCCTGCTGGAGCAGAACTACCGCTCCACGCAGACGATTCTGAGCGCCGCCAACGCGGTCATCGAGCGCAACGAGTCCCGCCGCCCGAAGAACCTGTGGACCAACGCCGGCCAGGGCGCGCGGATCACCGGCTACGTCGCCGACACCGAGCATGACGAGGCGCAGTTCGTCGCCGACGAGATAGACCGCCTGGTCGACGCGGGCGACGCCAAGGCGGGCGACGTCGCCGTCTTCTACCGCACCAACGCCCAGTCCCGTGTCTTCGAAGAGGTCTTCATCCGCGTCGGCCTGCCGTACAAGGTCGTCGGCGGTGTCCGCTTCTACGAGCGCAAGGAGGTCCGGGACGTCCTCGCCTACCTGCGCGTCCTCGCCAACCCCGAGGACTCGGTGCCGCTGCGCCGCATCCTCAACGTCCCCAAGCGGGGCATCGGCGAGCGCGCGGAGGCGATGATCGACGCGCTCTCCCAGCGCGAGAAGATCAGCTTCCCGCAGGCCCTCAAGCGCGTGGACGAGGCGTACGGCATGGCCGCGCGTTCCACCAACGCGGTCAAGCGGTTCAACACGCTGATGGAGGACCTGCGCACGATCGTGGAGTCCGGGGCCGGACCGGCCACGGTCCTGGAGGCGGTGCTCGAACGCACCGGCTACCTGGCCGAGCTGCAGGCCTCCACCGACCCGCAGGACGAGACCCGTATCGAAAACCTCCAGGAACTCGCGGCCGTGGCCCTGGAGTTCGAGCAGGAGCGCGCGGAGGGCGAGCAGAGCACGCTCGCGGACTTCCTGGAGCAGGTGGCCCTCGTCGCCGACTCCGACCAGATCCCGGACGAGGAAGAGGGCGGCGGCGTCATCACCCTGATGACCCTGCACACCGCCAAGGGCCTGGAGTTCCCGGTCGTCTTCCTGACCGGCATGGAGGACGGTGTCTTCCCGCACATGCGCGCCCTCGGCCAGACCAAGGAGCTGGAGGAGGAGCGGCGCCTGGCCTACGTCGGCATCACGCGTGCGCGGGAGCGGCTGTATCTGACGCGCTCGGCGATGCGCAGCGCCTGGGGCCAGCCGTCGTACAACCCGCCCTCCCGCTTCCTGGAGGAGATCCCGCCCGCCCACGTGGAGTGGAAGCGCACGGGCGCGGCGGCGCCGGTCTCCTCGGGGCCGGCCTCCGGGATCGCGGCCTCACTGTCCTCGTCCCGCTCGCGCTCGTCGGCGGCGGGCGCGTCCGGGTTCGCCACCCGGCGGGCCTCCGACAAGCCGGTGGTGTCCCTGGCGGTCGGCGACCGGGTCACCCACGACCAGTTCGGGCTCGGCACGGTCGTCGCGGTGGCGGGCGCGGACGACAAGGCCCAGGCGACGATCGACTTCGGCGACGGCAAGCCGAAGCGGCTGCTGCTGCGGTACGCGCCGGTGGAGAAGCTGTAG
- a CDS encoding C40 family peptidase, whose protein sequence is MASHRKPRPGGNNGVGLRTPVLATAALTSIAMLSQTAEAAPGTDHARPSLEEVEKKVDDLYRQAESATEKYDAAKDQTGKQQRRVDALRDEVARRTGRLNKAREELGSFAAAQYRTGAAAPGTATFLLADNPQDYFDQTQLMNRLTSREKSAVDAYIGEQAATLKERREAAQSLRTLTDSQHDLQTSKATVQQKLASARELLSQLTAQEKARLAAIEREKQQEAARKAAELAKQQAAAQQQNSSSGSSSSSSSGSAGSTASGSSGSSGSSSSYDAKAAKALDFARAQIGKPYVWGATGPGSYDCSGLTQAAWKAAGVTLPRTTYDQVNAGTTVSLANARPGDLIFFYDDISHVGLYIGNGMMIHAPKPGAYVREESVYYGGESIIHSVVRPG, encoded by the coding sequence TTGGCGTCGCACCGCAAGCCGCGCCCTGGCGGGAACAACGGAGTGGGTCTTCGCACCCCCGTCCTCGCCACCGCCGCCCTCACCTCCATAGCCATGCTGTCCCAGACCGCCGAGGCCGCCCCCGGCACGGACCATGCCCGGCCCAGCCTGGAGGAGGTGGAGAAGAAGGTCGACGACCTCTACCGGCAGGCGGAGTCGGCCACCGAGAAGTACGACGCGGCCAAGGACCAGACAGGCAAGCAGCAACGGCGCGTCGACGCCCTCCGGGACGAGGTCGCCCGCCGCACCGGCCGCCTGAACAAGGCCCGCGAGGAGCTGGGCTCCTTCGCCGCGGCCCAGTACCGCACCGGCGCCGCCGCTCCCGGCACGGCCACCTTCCTGCTGGCGGACAACCCGCAGGACTACTTCGACCAGACCCAGCTGATGAACCGGCTGACCTCACGCGAGAAGAGCGCGGTCGACGCCTACATCGGCGAGCAGGCCGCCACCCTGAAGGAGCGGCGAGAGGCCGCGCAGAGCCTGCGGACGCTGACCGACTCGCAGCACGACCTGCAGACCTCCAAGGCCACCGTCCAGCAGAAGCTCGCCTCCGCGCGCGAGCTGCTGTCGCAGCTGACCGCCCAGGAGAAGGCGCGGCTGGCCGCCATCGAGCGGGAGAAGCAGCAGGAGGCGGCCCGCAAGGCGGCCGAGCTGGCGAAGCAGCAGGCGGCCGCTCAGCAGCAGAACAGCTCGTCCGGCTCGAGCAGTTCGTCATCGTCCGGCTCGGCCGGCTCCACGGCTTCGGGGTCCTCGGGGTCCTCGGGGTCCTCCAGCTCGTACGACGCGAAGGCCGCCAAGGCCCTCGACTTCGCCCGCGCCCAGATCGGCAAGCCGTACGTGTGGGGCGCCACCGGGCCGGGCTCCTACGACTGCTCGGGCCTGACCCAGGCCGCCTGGAAGGCCGCCGGCGTCACGCTCCCGCGCACCACGTACGACCAGGTCAACGCGGGCACCACGGTCTCCCTGGCGAACGCGCGGCCGGGCGACCTGATCTTCTTCTACGACGACATCAGCCACGTCGGCCTCTACATCGGCAACGGCATGATGATCCACGCTCCCAAGCCGGGCGCGTACGTCCGCGAGGAATCGGTGTACTACGGCGGCGAATCGATCATCCACAGCGTGGTCCGCCCGGGCTGA